The DNA segment TGCGGCACGGTACTGGACGGCAGCGCCACCATCGCCGAACTCGGCGCGGCGCTGTTCGAGCTGATGCTGGACACGGCCTCCGGAAAGCGTTCGCGCAGCGAGTTGCATGGCTACGGCCAGAATGAGTTCGTGCCCTGGCAACTGGGGGCCATTACCTGAGGGCAGTGGCTGGAACGTCAACAAGCGGGCGGTCCCGCCCAGCAGGGTCGCCCGCTTGCTGTCACGCCAAAACCCAGCCGGTCAGCGGCCCTGGCCCAGCGCCGCATCGATCGCCTCAAGCAGGCGCGGATCGTTCGCCGCGACGTCCGGCGCGAAGCGCGCTACCACGTTGCCTTCCCGGTCGATCAGGAACTTCTCGAAGTTCCACAGCACATCGGTGGCGTTCTCCGGGTTCACGCCGTAGCCCTTCAGGCGCTCACGGAAAGGGCCGTCGCCGATGGCGGCCGGCTGCGCTTGCGTCAACGCCGCGTACAACGGATGCTGGTCCGGCCCGAGCACCGACACCTTCGAGAACATCGGGAAGTGCACGTCGTAGGTCAGCGTGCAGAATTCCTGGATCTGCGCCTCGTCGCCCGGCTCCTGGCCCTTGAAGTTGTTGGCCGGGAATCCCAGTACCTCCAGGCCCTCGGCGCGCTTGGCCTGGTACAGCGCTTCGAGCCCTTCGTACTGGGGCGTCAGGCCGCACTTCGATGCCACGTTCACAACCAGCAGCACACGAGCGCGAAAATCCGCGAGCCGGCTGTCGGTACCGTCGATGCGTTTCAGGGGGATGTCGTACAAGGTGCTTGCCATTTTTCGTCCTTACGTGATCGCTACGGATTCCATGGAGCCGACAGTATGCGGGGCCTGGATGATTCTTGCTCGGCACGTCGCGGGTCGGTGGGGGGCGGATGCAAGGAGCGGGGGCAGCGCGCCAGCCCGCAAGGTATCTGCCGATCTGGCGCGCCACCACCCGAATCACCGCCACTGCGCGCAACCGCACACCCATTCCCCCGCAGTATTTCCTAAACTGCAAGACACTCGCCATTACGGCCGGCGCTCCCCGCGCTGGCGCTTCCGCCATGCCGCGCCTTGTCTTTGCTTCTGCGATCCAGCGCCATATCCCGAGCCCGGAGCGGGAAGTGCCCGCGGCTACCGTTTGCGCCGCGCTGGAGATGGCGTTTCGGGAGCAGCCGGAGTTGCGCGGCTATATCCTCGATGATCAGGGCCAGTTGCGCCGGCACCTGGCGGTGTTTGTGGATGGCTCGGCCATTCGCGACCGCCGGCGCATGAGCGATCGCGTGGGCGCCAGCAGCCAGATCTTTGTGGTGCAGGCGCTGTCAGGCGGTTGACGGCTTGCCGCTGAAGGCTCGGCGTTCAAGCGTGGAGGTCAGCATGAACGATCAACTGCTCATTGGCACGCGCAAGGGCTTGTTGATGCTGCGGCGCGACAGCGCGCTCGGCTGGCATCAGGAGTCGGTGCATTTCCTGGGCGAGCCCGTCAGCATGACGCTGGCCGATCCGCGTGACGGTGCCTTGTATGCGGCACTTAACCTTGGGCATTTTGGCGTCAAGCTATGGCGGCGCAGGGCGCGCGGCGTGCCGTGGGAGGCTTGCGCGGTGCCGGTTTATCCGCCCCAGCCAGAGCCGGATCCGTCCAGGGAAGCGGCCGTGCCGGGCGTACCCATCCCTGCGCAAACCGGCGATGCCGCGGTTGCCGCGCCGCCGGTGCCGTGGTCCTTGCAGCAGATCTGGTCGATGGAAACCGGCGGGGCTGATGAGCCCGGCGTGCTGTGGGCCGGCACCTTGCCGGGTGGCTTGTTCCGCTCTGGCGACGGCGGCGCCAGCTGGGCGCTGAACCGGCCGCTGTGGGACCGCCCCGAGCGCAGCGAGTGGTTCGGCGGCGGCTACGATGTGCCAGGCATCCACTCCATCTGCGTGGATCCGCACGATAGCCGCCACGTCACCGTGGCCGTGTCGTGCGGCGGTGTGTGGCAGACGCGCGATGGTGGCGGGAACTGGGCCTGCACGGCGAGCGGCATGGTGGCCGACTACATGCCACCGGAGCGGCGGGAGGACGGCAATATCCAGGATCCGCACCGGCTGGCGCAATGTGCCGGCCATCCGCATGCGATGTGGGTGCAGCACCATGGCGGGATCTTTCGCTCTGGCGATGCGGGCATGCACTGGCAACGCTTGCAAGCCAAGCCGTCGAGCTTCGGCTTTGCGGTGGCGGCGCATCCGCGCAGGCCCAATACCGCGTGGTTCGTGCCGGCAGACAAGGATGCATGCCGCGTGCCGGTGGACGGCAAGCTGGTGGTCACCCGCACACGCGACGGCGGGGTGAGTTTCGAGGCATTCTCCGAGGGGCTGCCGGCGGCGCCGTCGTATGACCTGATCTACCGGCACGGGCTGGCGGTGGACCATACCGGCGAGCGGCTTGCCATGGGGTCCACCACCGGCGGCCTGTGGATATCGGAGAGCGGCGGGGAGCGCTGGAAGCTGTTCTCGGCACATCTGCCGCCGATTTACTGCGTGCGCTTTGTTTGAGTTGTCCGCGCCAGGGGCAAATAGAGGCCGGGAGACGGCTGGAGACGGCCGGATGCGGCAAATTGACGACAGAAGCGCGGCAGCCAGCCCGGTATAATCCGGCATGACCTCAAGCCCTACCCAATCCGCAGCGCCCGCCGCTGCCGGCGCCTCTTTCTCCAAACTGCCCCTTTCGCCCGCCACGCTGGCGACGCTGGAGCAGCTCGGCTACCAGACCATGACCCCGATCCAGGCGGCCAGCCTGCCGATCGCGCTGGCCGGCCAGGACCTGATCGCGCAGGCCAAGACCGGCAGCGGCAAGACCGCCGCCTTCGCGCTGGCGCTGCTCAACCGCCTCGATGCGCGCCGTTTCGACGTGCAGGCGCTGGTGCTGTGCCCCACGCGTGAACTGGCCGACCAGGTCACGCAGGAAATCCGCCGCCTGGCGCGCGCG comes from the Cupriavidus basilensis genome and includes:
- a CDS encoding WD40/YVTN/BNR-like repeat-containing protein, which translates into the protein MNDQLLIGTRKGLLMLRRDSALGWHQESVHFLGEPVSMTLADPRDGALYAALNLGHFGVKLWRRRARGVPWEACAVPVYPPQPEPDPSREAAVPGVPIPAQTGDAAVAAPPVPWSLQQIWSMETGGADEPGVLWAGTLPGGLFRSGDGGASWALNRPLWDRPERSEWFGGGYDVPGIHSICVDPHDSRHVTVAVSCGGVWQTRDGGGNWACTASGMVADYMPPERREDGNIQDPHRLAQCAGHPHAMWVQHHGGIFRSGDAGMHWQRLQAKPSSFGFAVAAHPRRPNTAWFVPADKDACRVPVDGKLVVTRTRDGGVSFEAFSEGLPAAPSYDLIYRHGLAVDHTGERLAMGSTTGGLWISESGGERWKLFSAHLPPIYCVRFV
- a CDS encoding glutathione peroxidase, translating into MASTLYDIPLKRIDGTDSRLADFRARVLLVVNVASKCGLTPQYEGLEALYQAKRAEGLEVLGFPANNFKGQEPGDEAQIQEFCTLTYDVHFPMFSKVSVLGPDQHPLYAALTQAQPAAIGDGPFRERLKGYGVNPENATDVLWNFEKFLIDREGNVVARFAPDVAANDPRLLEAIDAALGQGR
- a CDS encoding MoaD/ThiS family protein; amino-acid sequence: MPRLVFASAIQRHIPSPEREVPAATVCAALEMAFREQPELRGYILDDQGQLRRHLAVFVDGSAIRDRRRMSDRVGASSQIFVVQALSGG